A region from the Bradyrhizobium erythrophlei genome encodes:
- a CDS encoding phospholipase D-like domain-containing protein: MPAVAFSNNDIAVVAWTFDRHLDGCLGFAIHQIDIDANGKETVLPALARFANQNAANLTTEQAPVQKFWWKDLFAKRGGTYQYRIVPMGGSPGAALTPLAGVDPLLSNKVTLTPQRPPFNVYFNRGITATQALSHALNDKPSINALAPHILDPADPIRIRLTGQLSEGVTSLLDRADKGGGIIHGALYELNDPNGLEKRLQANPKSRDVILGNEQSVDPKTKKAIEDGDSANRAALKAAGVNVIDRILGKGDIPHNKFLVLSDKGAPTAVLSGSTNWTSTGLCTQTNNALVIESAEIAQRYMDYWNALKADIDAAGGDEKKLQSPALRDFTHENNDGSIAKPISLGNGVTVEVMFSPNTQHKLVSPPKETPNDMNRVFDLINGAKQAVLFLAFDPGNNSILDAAGRALAKNPDLFVRGALTSPQRALNFSEALHQGGATEQGDGADQAAGSDAKVTVVGEPGKPKKKGAKLASAKPDSRAVPAGAVTKDDAFGLWEAELAKYGFAIIHNKIVVIDPFSDNCTVVTGSHNLGFRASHNNDENMVIIRGHRGLAEAYACHVLDLYDHYAWRFLLKEHPDIFGKPLEADDKWQERYIAGPDEKAPELRFWLAAAGGGDTASSGVASPGQKPAAPAQPAAGPATEKPAKKPRKKAAAKKKSATKRSSSVQAAKKTVKTAKKKKAGKRPAKKPTKKAAKRKTAGKSAKKSARKSAKKSARKRAAKKR, from the coding sequence ATGCCCGCAGTCGCATTCTCCAACAATGATATTGCCGTCGTCGCCTGGACCTTCGATCGCCACCTCGATGGCTGTCTCGGCTTCGCCATTCATCAAATTGATATCGACGCCAACGGCAAGGAAACGGTTCTGCCGGCGCTGGCGCGATTCGCAAACCAGAACGCCGCCAATCTGACGACCGAACAGGCGCCTGTCCAGAAATTCTGGTGGAAGGATCTGTTTGCAAAACGCGGCGGGACCTACCAATACCGCATCGTGCCGATGGGCGGAAGCCCGGGCGCCGCGTTGACCCCGCTCGCAGGTGTCGACCCTCTGCTCAGCAACAAGGTCACGCTGACGCCGCAGCGCCCGCCGTTCAACGTTTATTTCAACCGCGGTATCACCGCGACCCAGGCGCTGAGCCACGCGCTGAACGACAAGCCCAGCATCAACGCGCTGGCGCCTCACATTCTCGATCCCGCCGACCCGATACGGATCCGGCTGACGGGTCAGCTATCCGAAGGCGTGACCTCGCTGCTCGATCGTGCCGACAAGGGCGGCGGCATTATTCATGGCGCGCTCTATGAGCTCAACGATCCCAACGGGCTCGAAAAGCGTCTGCAGGCGAATCCGAAAAGCCGCGACGTGATCCTTGGCAACGAGCAATCCGTCGATCCAAAGACGAAGAAGGCGATCGAGGATGGCGATTCGGCCAACCGGGCCGCGCTGAAGGCGGCGGGCGTGAACGTGATCGACCGCATTCTCGGCAAGGGCGATATTCCGCACAACAAATTCCTGGTCTTGAGCGATAAGGGCGCGCCCACAGCTGTGCTGTCGGGGTCGACCAACTGGACCTCCACCGGGCTGTGCACGCAAACCAACAACGCACTGGTGATCGAATCTGCCGAAATCGCCCAGCGCTATATGGACTACTGGAACGCGTTGAAGGCGGATATCGACGCCGCCGGGGGAGACGAGAAGAAATTGCAGTCGCCGGCGCTGCGCGATTTCACCCATGAGAACAACGACGGCTCGATCGCCAAGCCGATCAGCCTCGGCAACGGCGTCACCGTCGAGGTGATGTTTTCGCCGAACACGCAGCACAAGCTGGTCAGTCCGCCCAAGGAAACGCCGAACGACATGAACAGGGTGTTCGACCTGATCAACGGCGCCAAGCAGGCGGTGCTGTTCCTTGCCTTCGATCCCGGCAACAATTCGATCCTCGACGCGGCCGGCCGGGCGCTGGCGAAAAATCCCGATTTGTTCGTTCGCGGCGCGTTGACCAGCCCGCAGCGGGCGCTCAATTTCTCGGAAGCCCTGCATCAGGGCGGCGCGACCGAGCAGGGCGATGGTGCGGATCAGGCGGCCGGGTCCGATGCCAAGGTCACGGTGGTCGGCGAACCGGGAAAGCCCAAGAAAAAGGGCGCCAAATTGGCGTCGGCCAAGCCCGATTCGCGTGCGGTGCCGGCGGGAGCCGTCACCAAGGACGATGCGTTTGGCTTGTGGGAAGCGGAGCTGGCAAAGTACGGCTTTGCCATCATTCACAACAAGATCGTGGTGATCGACCCCTTCAGCGACAACTGCACGGTGGTCACCGGCTCGCACAATCTCGGCTTCCGCGCCTCGCACAACAATGACGAGAACATGGTGATCATCCGCGGTCACCGCGGGCTGGCGGAAGCTTATGCCTGCCATGTGCTCGATCTCTACGACCATTATGCCTGGCGCTTCCTGCTCAAGGAGCATCCCGATATCTTCGGCAAGCCACTGGAAGCCGACGACAAATGGCAGGAGCGTTACATCGCAGGTCCAGACGAGAAGGCGCCGGAGTTGCGGTTCTGGCTGGCGGCGGCGGGCGGCGGCGACACCGCCTCTTCGGGCGTCGCGTCGCCAGGCCAGAAGCCCGCAGCCCCGGCGCAGCCCGCCGCGGGCCCGGCCACCGAGAAACCGGCAAAAAAGCCGAGGAAGAAGGCGGCCGCGAAGAAGAAGTCAGCGACAAAGAGGTCGTCCAGCGTCCAGGCGGCCAAAAAAACCGTCAAGACGGCAAAGAAAAAGAAAGCCGGCAAGCGGCCGGCCAAGAAGCCGACGAAGAAAGCAGCCAAGAGGAAAACGGCCGGGAAGTCCGCGAAGAAATCGGCCAGGAAATCGGCCAAGAAATCCGCCAGGAAGCGCGCTGCCAAAAAACGCTAG
- a CDS encoding DUF350 domain-containing protein, which translates to MILQSLAGLPAFLVYFCTAIIAVVAYLFVYTRVTPHNEFQLIRDNDPAAAIALGLSLLGFTLPVVSAIAHSANIVDCLVWSVIALIVQIVVYFIVKIPIPNLSARIAAGELASAIWLGLASLAAGALNAASMIY; encoded by the coding sequence ATGATCCTTCAGTCACTGGCCGGATTGCCGGCATTCCTGGTTTATTTCTGCACGGCGATCATTGCCGTCGTCGCCTACCTCTTCGTCTATACCCGTGTCACGCCGCACAATGAATTCCAGCTGATCCGCGACAACGATCCGGCAGCCGCGATTGCCTTGGGCCTCAGCCTGCTCGGCTTTACGCTTCCGGTGGTTAGCGCCATCGCCCATTCCGCCAATATCGTGGATTGCCTGGTCTGGAGCGTAATCGCGCTGATCGTCCAGATCGTGGTTTATTTCATCGTCAAGATCCCGATTCCGAACCTGTCGGCACGGATCGCGGCGGGCGAACTCGCCTCCGCCATCTGGCTCGGGCTTGCTTCGCTTGCCGCAGGCGCGCTCAACGCCGCCTCGATGATCTATTGA
- a CDS encoding virginiamycin B lyase family protein: MSRRSCAILTAALLCAAYPALGQQLPDGPGKELAQANCNICHALLSRVGAGYTPEGWNTVLQMMINQGAPLPADQIEPLKVYLIRSFPEKGKPAGAVIPGPAKISFREWQAPTPGSRPHDPLAASDGSLWYTGQLANVLGRVDPNSGEIREFHLKTAHSGPHGLKEDSDGNIWYTGNTGSLIGKLDPKTGAVTEYPTPETGDPHTLIFDDAGILWFTMQNANRIGRLDPKTGEIKLLTPPTANARPYGMALNSKGIVFFVEFGTNQVGSVDPKTLEFHEYKLPDPASRPRRIAITSDDIVWYSDYSRGYLGRLDSTTGKVTEWPSPSGPKSEPYGISAISDVIWYSESGSTPNTVVRFDPRTEKFQSWAIPGGGNIVRNTSVTRDGNFLLANSLVNGVTLVTIEK, translated from the coding sequence ATGTCCCGTCGATCATGCGCGATTTTGACCGCAGCCTTGCTTTGCGCAGCGTATCCGGCGCTCGGCCAGCAACTGCCGGATGGCCCCGGCAAGGAATTGGCGCAAGCCAATTGCAATATCTGTCATGCGCTGCTGAGCCGCGTTGGCGCGGGCTATACGCCAGAGGGCTGGAACACCGTGCTGCAGATGATGATCAACCAGGGCGCTCCCCTGCCGGCGGATCAAATCGAGCCGCTCAAGGTCTATCTGATCAGGAGTTTTCCGGAAAAGGGCAAGCCCGCCGGGGCGGTGATCCCTGGGCCCGCGAAAATCTCGTTCAGGGAATGGCAGGCGCCGACGCCGGGCTCGCGGCCGCATGACCCGCTGGCGGCGAGCGACGGCTCGCTGTGGTACACGGGCCAATTGGCCAACGTGCTCGGCCGGGTCGATCCGAACAGCGGCGAAATCAGGGAGTTTCACCTCAAGACCGCGCATTCCGGACCGCACGGCCTGAAGGAAGATTCCGACGGCAACATCTGGTACACCGGCAACACCGGCTCGCTGATCGGCAAGCTCGACCCGAAGACCGGCGCGGTCACCGAATATCCAACGCCGGAAACCGGCGATCCGCATACGCTGATCTTCGACGATGCCGGCATCCTGTGGTTCACGATGCAGAACGCCAACCGCATCGGCCGTCTCGACCCCAAGACCGGCGAGATCAAGCTTTTGACGCCGCCGACGGCCAATGCGCGCCCCTACGGCATGGCGCTGAATTCCAAGGGCATCGTATTCTTCGTCGAGTTCGGCACCAACCAGGTCGGCAGCGTCGATCCGAAGACGCTGGAATTCCACGAATACAAGCTGCCGGATCCGGCGTCGCGGCCGCGGCGCATCGCGATCACCAGCGACGACATCGTCTGGTACTCGGATTATTCCCGCGGCTATCTCGGCCGGCTCGATTCCACGACCGGCAAGGTGACGGAGTGGCCATCCCCGAGCGGGCCGAAGTCCGAGCCCTATGGCATTTCGGCGATCTCCGATGTCATCTGGTACAGCGAGTCCGGCTCGACGCCGAACACGGTGGTGCGCTTCGATCCCAGGACCGAAAAATTCCAAAGCTGGGCGATCCCCGGCGGCGGCAACATCGTTCGCAACACGTCGGTCACGCGCGACG